CGGCAACGCCCATCTTCACCTGCCCCGGGCGGGCGGCGACCACCGGCGGGTGCTGGCGGTGCTGAGATTCCCGGAAGGAAACGGCTGGCCCGGGCGCTCGCCGAAGGCCCGGCCGACGCCGGGGCGGCGAAAAGGTTGGTGTGCGGGGCCGACGGAACCAGGTAACGTCTTTGTCATGTTCTTCCAGACGCCGATTTACGAGTGAGAGCGTGATGGGCCCCTGCTGACGTTTTTCGACGTCGCCGCCCGTCCCACACCGATGAATCCGTAGATCACTTCACATCATTACCGGGAGAACCCGTGACCGTGAGCAAGAACATCAACAACCCCGTGGGCATGGGCGGCGGCCAGCGCAAGAGGCTGTCCCGCGCCGAACGGCAGAACAACGGTCCGCACCGCAACCTCGACCGCCAGGGTGCAGCCGACCAGAAGGCGGAGCTGGTGCGCAAGATGCGCGAGAAGGCAGGCGCAGCTGAGGGCGCCGGGCAGGCGGGCGACGACACCGCACAGAGCTGACGCACCGCCGCCGCAGGGCGGTACCGCACGGGGCAGGGCCCGGACCGCGACGCGCGGTCCGGGCCCTGCTGCCGTACCGGGGGCGCGTCGTCGAGGTGCCGCAAACCCCCTCGGGCGTCCGGATGTACCTGCCGCTGCTGGACGGCAGCGACACGGTGGGCGTGATGGCCCTCACCCTGGACGCCGTCGGCGACGACGACCGGCGGCTGCTGAGTCGGCTCTCCGGCCTGGTCGCCGACATACTGGTCACCAAGGGCGCCTACACCGACCAGTTCTTCCAGGCCCGGCGCCGTGAGCCGATGAGCATGTCCGCGGAGATCCAGTGGAGCCGTGGAGCCTGCTGCCGCCGACGTCGATGTCCGTGCCGCAGGTCGAGGTGGCCGGCATCCTGGAACCCGCCTACCGCGCCGCCGGCGACAGCTTCGACTACGCCCTCAACGACAACATCCTGCACGCGGCCGTGATCGACGCGATGGGCCACGGCCTGGACGCCGCCATGATGGCGACCGTGGCCGGCGCCTACCGTCATGCCCGGCGCGTCTTCATCAGCCCGGCCGAGAAGTACGCGGTCATGGACGATGTCATCTCGCGGCAGTTCGGGCCCGACCACTTCGTCACGGCGCAGCTGATGCAGCTGAACATCGCCACCGGTGAGATGGAACTGGTCAACGCCGGCCACCCCGCGCGCTGCCCCCGGTCTGCTCAGGAGAGGGCGGTCGGTTTGCGGGGCGGCGGGACGGCCCGCAGCAGTTCCCACAGGGGGCGTGAGCCGGACGCCCACACGGCGAGGGTGTGGCGGTCGACAACGTGGAGGCGCTGCTGCTTGGCGAAGGCCACGGCGGGCGCGGTGACCCGGCCGTTCGTCACGATGACCGCGATGTCGGCGCTGTGGACCTGGCGGGCGGTGCCGTTGAGAACCTGAAGTTCCGGTGTGCCGACCGCGGAGCCGGCGAGGCCGTTGCGGCGGTGTTTGCACTGGATCACCCAGCGCCGCCCGTAGGGATCGGTGGCCTTCACGTCGGCGCCCAGATCTCCGCCGCCACCCACCCGGACGGCGTCCCGGCAGCCGTCACGGCGCATCAGGTCCCGTACCGCGTCCTCGAACCGGGAGTGGTGCAGGGCATCCAGTTGGGACAGCCCGTACCGCAGACCCTGCGCGCGGACCGCTTCCCACCGCGCTCTCTGCTGCTTCTGGTAGAGCCAGCCGCCGCCTGCCAGCACCGCGAGCGCGCCGATGACGATCAGGATCCACCAGTGAGCCAGCAGCCAGTTGACGACGGTCACCGCCAGGGCGATGGCCAGGGCCGCAGCCACGAGGAGACCGATCATCCGGTCGTCTGCGCGCTGCCGCCGCTTGCTTGGCCTCCGGGTACGCCGCCGCGCCGACGGGCGCCTGGTCGTCGCCACCCGCCCCCTGCGGGCACGGGGACTCATCGGCCGGCCTGCGTAACACCGCTCGCGAGCTGGCCCAGGAAATCCAGGACCCCCCGTCCCACCGGAGTCGGAGCGATAAGCACACCCAGCGCCAGAACGATGACCACGGTGAACTTCTCGTCCAACCGGCTCCTGGCCTCCGTACGCCGGCGCAGCCGGATGAAGACGATGACCGCGAGCAGCACAGCCACATTGATCGTCAGCAACCGCCGGACCTCCCACCAGAGCACGACCGTCCTCACAAGAGGGCAGCGGACGCCCACCCCAGCCCTCTTGTGTAGCCCGAGCTCAGTGGCGCTGTGGCCGAGTTGCCGGTGAATGGCAGTAAAGCGATCTGTCTGGCCGGATTCCGCAGGTGAACGGCGCGGCCCGTCCCGTCTCCCGCGTCCTCACCGGGCCCACGGCGACGTCGGCCGGGGACACCAGAGCGACGTCGACCGGCTCGGGTACGGGCACGGCGCCGGGTGGCAGGATCCGCAGGGCGCGAACGACGATGCGGCCCGCTGCCTTGTTGGCGGCCGCGATGACCCGGGTCTGCTCCAGGCGGGCCTTCGTCGCCCACGCCGACGACTCCGGTCACACAGTGAGCTGGCCGGAGTCCGGCTCGTACGACACGGTGGCGACGTGCCCGGCCAGGTCGGGGGCGATAGCCGCCCACCGCTCCCGCAGGGAAGCGCCGGCGGCCGGGAGCTCTCAGGCCCGCTCGGTGACCAGCGCGCCGATCGCGGCACCGAGGCCCATCGGCTCGCGCCCGTCGTGCCGCACCGTACGGACCGGGCGCGGCTTCTGCTTCGCCGTACGGCCGCCGCCGTTCTTCCGCGCCGCCTCCATCGCGGACCGCAGCGCGACCCGGGCCAGGTCGACCCCGGACACCTCGCCCCCGCTCATGCCTGCCCCCAGGTGGTGTGCCCGAGAACCAGGTGGTGCGTGCCCGAAAGGCGCTGCACCTGGTCGACCAGCTGATGGCTGAACAACCGCCTCGCGGACGTCTCGCCGTACCGGTCGATGTGGTCGAAGACGACCTGGTGGTCCTGTGGTGCGCCCGGGTCTCGCGCACCGCCTGGCGGGCCTCCTCGAACAGCGGCTGCCCGTAAAGCCCTTGCTCCGGCAAGCCGCAATTCGCGAAGGCGCAAGCCGAACGCGCCCTCGACGCCGGGATCAATCCGCGATGGGCAACCGGCGACGAGGTGACGAGGACACCGAGCAGGTTCGACGTCTGCTGTAGCAGACGTCGAAGGCCCTGCACTTCCAGGGTGAAGTGAGGGGCCTTCGACGTACTGGCTGATGCGGGTGCGGTGCAGGGCCAGCAGACTGACCCAAATGCTGACCCAGCTGGAAAATTGCAGGTCAGCATGTTTTCCAGTTAGAGCATCCCCTACATCGCCCGTCTGGCGGACCGCTGCTGGTCATGAACCACGCCCCTTGTTCTGGCTACATCCGGGCAGGGGCGGCATACGCGCGTTTCGGAGGCACGTTCACACGTCGCGGTGCCGTACGAGGACCACCGCGAGAGCGACCGCGACCAGCGGCCAGAGGGCGTACACGATCCAGGAGCCGGGGAGAGTGGCGGTGTAGCCCAGGGATCCGGGATCCGGCTCCCAAGTTTGGACCAGACGAGTCCAGGCGGCCGACACCATCGTGTGTTTGACGTCCGCCGACCAGCGGTTGCTCTCCGAGAACATGGTGGGCAGCATCAGCAGGGTGAAGACGCTGGTGAGCATGGTCCCGGCGGCATGCCGGAGCAGAACGCCGAGGCCCAGACCGACCAAGGCACACACCGGAGCCAGCAACGCGGATGCCACCAGCGGCCGGAACACGTCGGAGTGGGTGATCGGAACACTGGCATCGTGCCCGTCCAGGATGGCCTGGGAGACCAGGAAGGATCCGATGGAGGCGGCCGTGCCGACCGCGGTCCACAGCACGGCGGTGACGACTGCCTTGGCCAGCACCACCGCACCACGGGCGGGGACGGCCACGGTAGTGGTGCGGATCAGCCCGCTGCTGTACTCGCTCACGACTGTGAGGGCGCCCATGCTGCCGGCGACGAGCATCAGCGTCATGTAACCGGTCGACGGGAAGGCGTCGTAGGCCAGGAAACTACCGGGTTCGGAGCCTGCGGCCTTGTCCGCCAGTGTGGCCACGGCGCCGGACCCGATGACGAACAGGGTGATGAAGGCGAGGGCCCACGGGGTGGAGCGCAGGGACCGCATCTTGATCCACTCGGAGGTGATCAGGTCGCGGAAGCGGGCGGGCGGCTCGGCGAGGGACGCGGCCGAAGTGGTCGCGAGGGCGGAGGCGTGTGTGGTCATCGGGGCTGTCCTGCCTGGTATTCGACGCTGTCGGCGGTGAGTTCCATGAAGGCCTCCTCCAGCGAGGCGGTTCGGGAGGTCAGCTCGTTCAACAGGATCCCGTTCTCGAAGGCGAGCGCGGCGATCCGGTCCGTCGGCAGTCCGGTCACGGCGAGCTTCTCGGCGCCCGCCGATCCCTCCGGCTCGACCGATGCGCCGGCGGCGGTCAGCACCGTCGTCAGCTCGGCTGCCTGCCGCGTGCCCACCACCACTCCGAGGCCGGTGCTGCGGGCCGCGAAGTCCCGTACCGATTCGGCGGCGATGAGCCGGCCCCTGCCGATGACGACGAGCTGGTCGGCGGTGTTCTCCATCTCCGACATGAGGTGGCTGGAGAGGAAGACCGTGCGGCCCTCGGCCGCGAGGCGCTGGAAGAGGCGGCGCATCCAGAGCACGCCCTCCGGGTCCATGCCGTTGACCGGTTCGTCGAACATCAGCACCGGCGGGTCGCCGAGCAGGGCGGTGGCCACTCCGAGGCGCTGCTTCATGCCGAGCGAGAACCCGCCGATGCGGCGGTTCGCCGCGTCGGTCAATCCCACTTCGTACAGGACCTCGTCCACACGGCGCGGGGAGATCCCGTTGCTGCGGGCCAGGGCGGACAGGTGGGCCGTGGCGGTGCGTCCGCCGTGGACCTGGCCCGCGTCGAGGAGGGCGCCGACGTGCCGCAGTCCCCGGGCGTGGCTGCGGAAGGGGACTCCGCT
The sequence above is a segment of the Streptomyces sp. NBC_01224 genome. Coding sequences within it:
- a CDS encoding DUF6243 family protein is translated as MTVSKNINNPVGMGGGQRKRLSRAERQNNGPHRNLDRQGAADQKAELVRKMREKAGAAEGAGQAGDDTAQS
- a CDS encoding restriction endonuclease, giving the protein MSPRARRGRVATTRRPSARRRTRRPSKRRQRADDRMIGLLVAAALAIALAVTVVNWLLAHWWILIVIGALAVLAGGGWLYQKQQRARWEAVRAQGLRYGLSQLDALHHSRFEDAVRDLMRRDGCRDAVRVGGGGDLGADVKATDPYGRRWVIQCKHRRNGLAGSAVGTPELQVLNGTARQVHSADIAVIVTNGRVTAPAVAFAKQQRLHVVDRHTLAVWASGSRPLWELLRAVPPPRKPTALS
- a CDS encoding ABC transporter permease; the encoded protein is MTTHASALATTSAASLAEPPARFRDLITSEWIKMRSLRSTPWALAFITLFVIGSGAVATLADKAAGSEPGSFLAYDAFPSTGYMTLMLVAGSMGALTVVSEYSSGLIRTTTVAVPARGAVVLAKAVVTAVLWTAVGTAASIGSFLVSQAILDGHDASVPITHSDVFRPLVASALLAPVCALVGLGLGVLLRHAAGTMLTSVFTLLMLPTMFSESNRWSADVKHTMVSAAWTRLVQTWEPDPGSLGYTATLPGSWIVYALWPLVAVALAVVLVRHRDV
- a CDS encoding ABC transporter ATP-binding protein; translated protein: MIEVNELTKRYDGKTAVDQLSFTVRPGQVTGFLGPNGAGKSTTLRMILGLEAPTSGTATVSGVPFRSHARGLRHVGALLDAGQVHGGRTATAHLSALARSNGISPRRVDEVLYEVGLTDAANRRIGGFSLGMKQRLGVATALLGDPPVLMFDEPVNGMDPEGVLWMRRLFQRLAAEGRTVFLSSHLMSEMENTADQLVVIGRGRLIAAESVRDFAARSTGLGVVVGTRQAAELTTVLTAAGASVEPEGSAGAEKLAVTGLPTDRIAALAFENGILLNELTSRTASLEEAFMELTADSVEYQAGQPR